A single genomic interval of Uranotaenia lowii strain MFRU-FL unplaced genomic scaffold, ASM2978415v1 HiC_scaffold_685, whole genome shotgun sequence harbors:
- the LOC129760625 gene encoding uncharacterized protein LOC129760625, which translates to MDPNVQLTKTKDGETTNHPFKELLGYLQYLALSTRPDICAAVSALSKFQTKLSDAHWSGLKRIQRYLRGTMETKLVYTKGVENPVLLGYADADFANDIDDRKSISGHAFKVFGNLVSWSTKR; encoded by the coding sequence ATGGATCCGAATGTGCAGTTGACGAAGACGAAGGATGGTGAAACAACCAATCATCCATTCAAGGAACTGCTAGGATATTTGCAGTATCTGGCTCTTTCGACGAGGCCGGACATTTGTGCCGCGGTCAGCGCACTCAGCAAGTTTCAAACGAAGCTTTCCGATGCGCATTGGTCGGGACTAAAGCGGATTCAACGATATCTGCGTGGTACGATGGAGACAAAGCTGGTCTACACTAAGGGGGTAGAGAACCCTGTTTTACTGGGATATGCCGATGCCGACTTTGCAAACGATATCGATGACAGAAAGTCTATTTCTGGTCATGCATTCAAGGTATTTGGTAATCtggtttcgtggtcaacgaaacgttaa